In Vibrio echinoideorum, the following proteins share a genomic window:
- a CDS encoding metallophosphoesterase — translation MKKSTLTVLSGLIAADLVGCNSSSPSDDSGNMDSAVQVAFMPDIHFHDVYGDFQDGSFAGLPNAISGKNATIRTMESQMNSTRLFNENYFAMIAALDDVVERGVKYVALPGDFSDDGQPIHMRGLVSIFDHYRDTYGLEFFAAPGNHDPVRPFTIPAGKSDFLGEGGKNQRIYSRGKEECVGYEDEWTTIPGSGDNLDTICTEEVREWGYEEIMSILGTHGFYPQQDYLYFETPYSSDQARANYSYDLAKEEAAFDKRMYEICYEGTGGSYKASGYSSCSEVPDTSYLVEPVKGLWLLAIDANVYRPKEGSSDSSLDGNTFDGSSSAGYNMMLTHKEHVIDWISDVVKAAKEQNKTLVSFSHFPMTDFYNGASEEIEDLFGEGSHQLAREPDDNTSRALAATGLNIHVGGHMHFNDTGKKSFNIDGVQHTLFNIQAPSLAGYIPAYKLLNIRPDNQIEVETVVIDQVKRYNELFSHYEEEHEYLTQAAIGDPEAQAKIWNKDILDSESYYELTDWHIRELTRLRFLPSDWPIEMRKMIMRMNGEDMMIMSQLETNFTVCQLADEMNYPVEGCVANGVEDYEQFKQDWQAAKVEADAIASQEGLVLEDFATWEGETLATDFYRLRNADELAFRDIGETQLRQYELLSRELSEFDGTVDSELGDLGQYTVGEVFRSRFGSLFVILEKFATGQASDHFLIDIDQQTLTDLKGEVKRDILRGSTSVN, via the coding sequence ATGAAAAAGAGTACATTGACCGTACTGTCAGGCTTGATAGCAGCAGATCTGGTTGGTTGCAATTCAAGTTCACCAAGTGATGACAGCGGCAATATGGATAGCGCAGTGCAAGTGGCGTTCATGCCTGATATCCATTTCCATGATGTTTACGGTGATTTTCAGGACGGCTCGTTCGCAGGGTTGCCGAATGCAATCAGTGGTAAGAATGCAACGATCAGAACGATGGAGTCTCAGATGAACTCTACTCGTCTATTCAACGAAAACTACTTCGCGATGATTGCGGCGTTAGATGATGTGGTTGAGCGTGGCGTGAAGTACGTAGCCCTGCCGGGTGACTTCAGTGATGACGGCCAACCCATTCATATGCGTGGTTTAGTAAGCATTTTTGATCACTACCGCGACACGTACGGCCTTGAGTTTTTTGCAGCACCTGGCAACCACGATCCAGTGAGGCCTTTTACTATCCCTGCGGGTAAGTCCGACTTTTTAGGTGAAGGGGGCAAGAACCAACGTATTTACAGCCGCGGTAAAGAAGAGTGTGTTGGCTATGAAGATGAGTGGACAACCATTCCTGGATCCGGTGACAACCTCGATACCATTTGTACTGAAGAAGTGCGTGAGTGGGGTTATGAAGAGATCATGAGTATCCTTGGTACTCACGGTTTCTATCCTCAGCAAGATTATCTCTACTTTGAAACGCCTTACAGTAGTGACCAAGCTCGTGCTAACTACAGCTATGACTTAGCTAAAGAAGAAGCGGCCTTTGACAAACGTATGTACGAGATCTGTTACGAAGGCACTGGAGGCAGTTACAAAGCGAGCGGTTACTCAAGCTGTTCTGAAGTGCCTGATACCAGCTACTTAGTAGAGCCTGTGAAAGGACTTTGGTTGTTGGCAATCGACGCGAATGTTTATCGTCCCAAAGAAGGTTCGTCTGATAGTTCTTTAGATGGAAATACGTTTGATGGCTCAAGCAGTGCTGGCTACAACATGATGCTGACCCACAAAGAACATGTGATCGATTGGATCTCTGATGTAGTAAAAGCAGCGAAAGAACAGAATAAGACTCTGGTCTCTTTCTCACACTTCCCAATGACCGATTTCTACAACGGTGCCTCTGAAGAGATTGAAGACTTGTTTGGAGAAGGAAGCCATCAATTGGCTCGTGAACCAGATGACAATACCAGCCGAGCATTGGCAGCGACTGGTTTAAACATTCACGTTGGCGGTCACATGCACTTTAATGATACGGGTAAGAAGAGCTTCAATATTGATGGTGTTCAACACACACTCTTCAACATCCAAGCGCCATCGCTAGCGGGTTACATCCCAGCTTACAAGCTGCTGAACATTCGCCCGGATAACCAAATCGAAGTTGAAACCGTCGTTATCGATCAAGTTAAACGTTACAACGAGCTATTCAGTCACTATGAAGAAGAGCATGAATATCTTACTCAAGCTGCAATCGGAGACCCAGAAGCACAAGCGAAAATCTGGAACAAAGATATTTTGGATTCAGAGAGCTACTACGAACTGACTGATTGGCATATCCGCGAGTTAACGCGTCTGCGTTTCCTTCCTAGTGATTGGCCAATCGAAATGCGTAAAATGATCATGCGCATGAACGGTGAAGATATGATGATCATGTCTCAGCTAGAAACCAATTTTACGGTTTGTCAGCTAGCTGATGAAATGAATTATCCAGTCGAGGGTTGTGTTGCAAATGGCGTAGAAGACTACGAGCAATTTAAACAAGACTGGCAAGCAGCGAAAGTTGAAGCTGACGCTATTGCATCTCAAGAAGGTCTAGTGCTTGAAGATTTCGCAACATGGGAAGGTGAAACTCTTGCAACCGACTTCTACCGACTACGTAATGCAGATGAACTGGCTTTCCGTGATATCGGTGAAACACAACTGCGCCAATACGAGTTGCTAAGTCGAGAGCTTTCAGAGTTTGATGGCACGGTGGATTCTGAACTGGGTGACCTTGGCCAATATACGGTTGGTGAAGTGTTCCGCTCTCGTTTTGGTAGCTTGTTCGTGATTCTTGAAAAATTCGCAACAGGCCAAGCGAGTGACCACTTCTTGATCGATATCGACCAGCAAACCTTGACCGATCTGAAAGGTGAAGTGAAGCGCGATATTTTAAGAGGCTCTACGTCAGTAAACTAA
- a CDS encoding DMT family transporter, producing MLLSLPPPVMLSLAIVLEVVATSLLPKTQQFTSLPATAAVLASYGCAFYLLSLTVQTMSLGVAYAIWCGAGIVLVAALSWLVYGQKLDIFAIIGIALILAGVVIINLFSSSVSH from the coding sequence ATGCTTTTATCTCTCCCACCTCCAGTGATGCTGTCACTGGCCATCGTGCTTGAAGTTGTCGCAACTTCTCTATTACCTAAAACGCAGCAATTTACTTCTTTACCTGCTACTGCCGCGGTATTAGCTAGCTACGGCTGTGCCTTTTATCTGTTGTCTCTCACAGTGCAAACCATGTCCTTGGGTGTGGCGTATGCGATTTGGTGTGGGGCAGGGATAGTGCTAGTCGCAGCTTTGTCTTGGTTGGTCTACGGGCAAAAACTCGATATTTTCGCGATAATTGGCATCGCTTTGATTTTGGCTGGTGTGGTGATTATCAACTTGTTTTCGAGCTCGGTGAGTCATTAG
- a CDS encoding ATP-binding protein — MKNYQVNDVFTPASPAKVNFIERKQINTRIVRALQTKGKQVVIYGHSGSGKTSLIENKLKQVYSSHIKTNCMKGMTFENVMLDAFDQLCPYYLDETVQIEKNSVKGTIVANIKLIKAQIGGNNDSSTQAKTKRVLPPQLTGSSLAKMIGEAGLCWVLEDFHKIQDSDKEQLSQLMKVFMDHSDVYPDLKIIAVGAVNTARQVVQYDSEMRRRVSELKVPLMNEKEIHKIIEQGCNLLNITVEPDIYDEVWNHSNGVASICHQLCQLMCESEGLTETNLLGRQDDYVLDYSHLKYAQREYLEIESDTIKRAFDNAFKVKNSQEVLYIMAKMDSYDADISKIVDASVLNEYSLKKTQLAKALDQLCTEEFGELLKFDEDSHNYSFSDPFYKTFAQFLIIESQDAHSSKKKLSDSERQQLLNQAFSSLVGTYQDAPRTTSIPSGDSTTIVNDDLDPFEDEDDDVLIAAKEIRKLKRQEEVVK, encoded by the coding sequence ATGAAAAATTACCAGGTAAATGACGTTTTCACACCAGCTTCTCCTGCGAAAGTTAACTTCATAGAGCGCAAGCAAATCAATACGAGAATAGTTAGAGCTCTACAAACTAAAGGCAAACAAGTCGTAATTTATGGACATTCCGGTTCAGGAAAGACATCTCTAATCGAGAATAAACTAAAACAAGTCTATAGTTCACATATCAAAACTAACTGCATGAAAGGCATGACATTTGAAAATGTCATGCTGGATGCTTTTGACCAACTTTGTCCATATTATCTAGATGAAACTGTTCAGATTGAAAAAAACAGTGTGAAGGGTACCATCGTAGCAAACATTAAGCTTATTAAAGCTCAAATTGGTGGTAACAATGACTCATCAACTCAAGCTAAAACGAAGCGCGTTTTACCGCCTCAACTTACGGGGTCTAGTCTAGCTAAAATGATCGGTGAGGCTGGGCTTTGTTGGGTACTAGAAGATTTTCATAAGATTCAAGATTCGGATAAAGAACAATTATCTCAATTGATGAAAGTTTTTATGGACCATTCTGATGTTTACCCTGACCTAAAGATAATTGCTGTTGGGGCTGTAAATACTGCTAGGCAAGTTGTTCAGTATGACTCTGAAATGCGCCGTCGAGTATCAGAGCTTAAAGTTCCATTGATGAATGAAAAAGAGATCCATAAAATAATAGAACAAGGCTGTAACCTATTAAACATAACAGTTGAGCCTGACATATATGACGAAGTATGGAACCACTCGAATGGTGTAGCCTCAATTTGCCATCAACTTTGCCAACTAATGTGTGAATCCGAAGGTCTAACGGAAACTAACCTACTAGGGCGTCAAGATGATTATGTATTAGACTATTCTCATTTAAAGTACGCACAGCGCGAGTATCTAGAAATTGAATCCGATACTATAAAGCGTGCTTTCGACAACGCATTTAAAGTCAAGAACTCACAGGAAGTTCTATACATTATGGCGAAAATGGATAGTTATGATGCGGACATTAGTAAAATAGTTGATGCGTCGGTACTAAACGAATATTCACTCAAAAAAACACAATTAGCTAAGGCATTAGATCAGCTTTGTACAGAAGAGTTCGGTGAACTGTTAAAGTTTGATGAAGACTCTCATAATTACAGCTTTTCTGACCCATTCTATAAAACTTTCGCTCAATTTCTCATCATAGAGAGTCAAGATGCACACTCATCGAAGAAGAAGCTGTCTGATTCAGAAAGACAGCAGTTACTGAATCAAGCCTTCAGCTCTTTAGTTGGTACTTACCAAGATGCCCCAAGAACAACGAGCATTCCTAGTGGCGACTCTACTACTATTGTAAATGATGATTTAGATCCGTTTGAAGATGAGGATGATGACGTTCTTATTGCAGCGAAAGAGATTCGTAAACTGAAGCGTCAAGAAGAGGTTGTAAAATAA
- the mpaA gene encoding murein tripeptide amidase MpaA, producing MSLIPRTERAAFSIKPLSYGKSVLGAPLLYFPAQIESESRGLILAGTHGDETASIAGLSCALRSLPAANLRHDVILSMNPDGNQLGTRANANQVDLNRAFPTKNWTENGTVYRWSSHSPVRDVKVKTGQADQLEPEVQSLINLIEQRQPKFVISFHEPLAMVDDPTQSELAIWLGKQFNLPLVEDVDYETPGSFGTWCQERNLPCITVELPPVSADLTIEQYLDAFAKVLGCEEVG from the coding sequence GTGAGTTTAATTCCAAGAACGGAAAGAGCTGCGTTTTCGATAAAGCCGCTGTCATATGGAAAATCGGTGTTGGGCGCACCCTTGCTCTACTTCCCCGCGCAAATAGAAAGCGAATCTCGCGGGCTAATTTTGGCAGGCACACATGGTGATGAAACCGCATCTATCGCAGGTTTGTCTTGCGCCCTAAGAAGTTTGCCTGCCGCCAACTTACGACACGATGTGATCCTGTCGATGAACCCAGATGGCAATCAACTAGGCACTCGCGCTAACGCTAACCAAGTCGATTTAAACCGCGCCTTTCCGACTAAAAACTGGACAGAAAACGGCACTGTCTATCGCTGGAGTTCTCACTCACCAGTCAGAGATGTAAAAGTAAAAACGGGGCAAGCCGATCAGCTTGAACCGGAAGTGCAATCGCTTATCAACCTCATCGAACAGCGCCAACCCAAGTTCGTCATCTCTTTCCACGAACCACTCGCTATGGTCGACGACCCAACCCAATCTGAACTCGCCATTTGGCTGGGCAAACAGTTCAACCTACCACTTGTCGAAGACGTCGATTACGAAACCCCAGGCTCATTCGGCACTTGGTGCCAAGAAAGAAACCTACCGTGCATCACCGTGGAGCTACCGCCCGTTTCAGCGGATCTGACTATAGAACAGTATTTGGATGCGTTTGCGAAGGTGTTGGGGTGTGAGGAGGTTGGTTAG
- a CDS encoding ABC transporter substrate-binding protein, with the protein MDFKKHSTALIISSLLTPFISVTAVAETLPAGTSLAKEQHLVRANDAEAATLDPAKAEGLPEMHILRDLFEGLVIQDRDGNITPGVAESWETEDNQTFVFHLRKDAKWSNGDPVTADDFVYAIRRAVDPKLASPNVWYLKLTQISNIADVAEGKKPVEELGISAVDKHTVKFELDSKVPYLVAMTGHTSMMPVHKTTLENSDKPWSDPKQFVGNGAFVLDEWVVNERIELKKNPNYWDSSDTNLTQVTYIPFENQNSSINRYAVGEVDITSDVPTHMAQQLKTKYQDAYTAVPLLCTYYYAFNTTRPPFDDARVRKAVSYSMMRDVITNGVTQVGNLPAYTFAHEYTAGFDATLPEYSTWTQKERDQKAKELLKEAGYDAANPLDFKLLYNTSESNKSIAVAIASMLKGNLGAQVELENQEWKSYLVSRRQGDFDVMRASWCGDYNEASTFLSLLRSESSGNFARYNNDKYDSAMDNALAATNEQDRQGFYDQAEQLLAEDMPIAPIYYYMQARLVRPSVGGFAKNNVEGRIYSKDLYIKE; encoded by the coding sequence ATGGATTTTAAGAAACATTCAACGGCTTTAATCATTTCATCTTTATTGACCCCTTTTATCTCAGTGACTGCCGTTGCTGAAACATTGCCTGCCGGAACTTCTCTGGCGAAAGAGCAACACTTGGTGCGCGCTAATGATGCAGAAGCGGCGACACTCGATCCGGCGAAGGCAGAAGGCTTGCCCGAAATGCACATTCTACGCGACCTATTTGAAGGGTTAGTGATTCAAGATCGTGATGGCAATATCACCCCAGGTGTTGCGGAATCTTGGGAAACCGAAGACAACCAGACGTTTGTATTCCACCTGCGTAAAGATGCTAAATGGTCGAATGGTGATCCAGTGACGGCCGATGATTTCGTGTATGCGATAAGACGAGCGGTCGACCCGAAACTGGCTTCGCCGAATGTTTGGTATCTTAAACTTACTCAAATCAGCAATATTGCTGACGTGGCGGAAGGTAAGAAGCCCGTTGAAGAGTTAGGTATCTCTGCTGTCGACAAGCACACGGTGAAGTTCGAGCTTGATAGTAAAGTGCCTTACTTGGTGGCGATGACAGGCCACACCTCAATGATGCCAGTTCACAAGACAACGCTAGAAAACAGCGACAAGCCGTGGAGCGATCCTAAGCAGTTTGTGGGGAATGGCGCTTTTGTTTTAGACGAGTGGGTGGTTAACGAACGGATTGAACTGAAGAAGAATCCTAACTATTGGGACAGTTCAGATACGAACCTAACTCAAGTGACTTACATTCCGTTTGAGAACCAAAATTCCTCGATTAACCGTTATGCGGTGGGCGAGGTTGATATCACTTCTGACGTACCAACACATATGGCGCAGCAGCTGAAAACAAAGTATCAAGACGCTTATACCGCCGTCCCTCTACTGTGTACTTATTACTACGCATTCAATACCACACGACCTCCGTTTGATGATGCGAGAGTGCGTAAAGCGGTGTCTTACTCAATGATGCGTGATGTGATTACCAATGGCGTCACTCAGGTGGGTAACTTGCCGGCTTATACCTTTGCTCATGAATACACAGCAGGCTTTGATGCGACTCTGCCTGAATACAGCACATGGACTCAAAAGGAACGTGACCAAAAAGCAAAAGAGCTACTGAAAGAAGCGGGGTACGATGCAGCTAATCCATTGGATTTCAAATTGCTCTACAACACCAGTGAGTCGAACAAGTCGATTGCGGTGGCGATTGCATCCATGCTGAAAGGCAACCTAGGCGCGCAAGTTGAGTTGGAAAACCAAGAGTGGAAGTCTTACCTAGTATCACGTCGCCAAGGTGATTTTGATGTAATGCGAGCGTCTTGGTGCGGTGACTACAATGAAGCGTCGACCTTCTTGAGCCTATTGCGCTCAGAGTCATCGGGTAATTTTGCGCGTTACAACAACGACAAGTACGACTCAGCGATGGACAACGCATTAGCCGCAACCAATGAGCAAGATCGCCAAGGTTTCTATGATCAAGCGGAGCAGTTACTGGCTGAAGATATGCCTATCGCGCCAATCTATTACTACATGCAGGCTCGCCTAGTGCGACCAAGTGTCGGTGGTTTTGCTAAGAACAACGTTGAAGGGCGCATCTATTCAAAGGATCTTTATATCAAAGAATAG
- a CDS encoding LysR substrate-binding domain-containing protein yields the protein MLPPLRALVAFEAVARLGSIGAAARELCVTQAAVSQQLKSLEAFLDTTLFERSSKGVKLTSSAQHYQPIVAGSLAHLKLQTQILFGEKETDVLSLRVNHTFCHNWLLPRLPSFYQKYPFIRLDIQLVDWPSTTPCQNIDIELTNGKVESEDTHCERLFQEHWQLVCSPQFKVAHQELLSKPDFAALPTVQVKGYRENWLQWLGHNQFEMTLPKVLLEVSNSLHALEAVKHGIGILLVRSLAVSELLKKNDLVLASDSSMPAESAHYLITKHSRSAKVNFFCDWLYHQMEDGELE from the coding sequence ATGTTACCCCCTCTACGCGCCCTTGTTGCGTTCGAAGCTGTTGCTCGTCTTGGTTCCATTGGCGCCGCTGCCCGAGAGCTTTGTGTGACTCAAGCTGCGGTTAGCCAGCAGCTCAAAAGTTTAGAAGCCTTTCTCGATACCACCTTGTTTGAACGCAGCTCTAAAGGCGTGAAGCTGACCTCTTCAGCTCAACATTATCAACCGATTGTTGCGGGCTCGCTTGCTCACTTGAAGCTACAGACTCAAATCCTGTTCGGGGAAAAAGAAACCGACGTGTTAAGCCTGCGCGTTAACCATACCTTTTGCCATAACTGGCTGTTACCTCGCCTGCCATCCTTTTATCAAAAATACCCTTTTATCAGGCTCGATATTCAGCTGGTGGACTGGCCATCAACTACCCCCTGTCAGAATATCGATATCGAACTGACCAATGGCAAGGTTGAAAGCGAAGACACTCATTGCGAGCGACTGTTTCAGGAGCATTGGCAGTTGGTGTGTAGCCCTCAATTCAAAGTCGCTCATCAAGAATTACTCAGCAAGCCCGACTTCGCTGCTCTGCCGACGGTTCAGGTGAAAGGCTACCGAGAGAACTGGCTGCAATGGCTTGGGCATAACCAATTCGAAATGACATTACCTAAGGTTTTGCTCGAAGTGAGTAACTCTTTGCATGCATTAGAGGCGGTCAAACATGGCATTGGAATATTGCTGGTGCGTTCGCTCGCAGTGTCTGAGTTGCTAAAGAAAAACGATCTTGTACTGGCGAGTGATTCGTCGATGCCTGCCGAGTCTGCCCACTATCTCATTACCAAACACAGTCGCAGCGCAAAGGTGAATTTCTTCTGTGATTGGCTCTATCACCAGATGGAAGACGGTGAACTGGAGTAA
- a CDS encoding carbohydrate ABC transporter permease produces the protein MSAFSQPMKNRLKVLLFTAPLLVPLFTFWLVPFGYSIYISFTDWDYISPDYSFIGLENYEYMVEDYEFIQAVLNTFWFSVGVVIPTIILGLVFAMLLHKNFKGSQFYRAVIFSPWITPTVAVSIVWSWVFETKSGLANHLLESAGFSAIPWLENGNTALIAVIIVTVWQAIGWTMLFYISALNKIPESLYEASLIDGCSSLTRFLKITLPLISPTTFFLVVVNIITAMQAFDQFQILTQGGPGGETRTLLYLFYQQAFERYEMGPAAATSLVIFLITGLLALINTYIGKRWVYY, from the coding sequence ATGAGTGCTTTCTCACAACCAATGAAAAACCGCTTAAAGGTACTGTTATTTACTGCTCCGTTGTTGGTGCCACTGTTTACTTTTTGGCTCGTACCATTTGGTTATTCAATTTATATCAGCTTCACCGATTGGGATTACATCTCGCCAGATTATTCGTTCATCGGTTTAGAAAATTACGAGTATATGGTTGAGGACTACGAGTTTATTCAAGCGGTGCTCAACACGTTTTGGTTCTCTGTTGGTGTGGTGATCCCCACCATCATTCTTGGTCTTGTGTTTGCCATGTTGCTGCACAAAAACTTCAAGGGTAGTCAGTTCTATCGTGCGGTGATCTTCTCTCCTTGGATCACGCCAACGGTCGCGGTGTCGATTGTTTGGTCTTGGGTTTTTGAAACTAAATCGGGCTTGGCAAACCACTTATTGGAGTCGGCAGGGTTTAGCGCGATTCCATGGCTAGAGAACGGTAACACAGCCTTGATTGCGGTGATTATCGTAACGGTGTGGCAAGCAATTGGTTGGACGATGCTGTTTTACATCAGTGCGCTCAACAAGATTCCAGAGTCACTGTATGAGGCCTCTTTGATTGATGGTTGCAGTAGCTTAACGCGCTTTTTGAAGATAACGCTGCCGCTGATTTCCCCAACCACATTCTTCTTAGTGGTGGTCAACATTATCACGGCAATGCAGGCGTTCGATCAGTTTCAGATCCTAACGCAAGGCGGGCCGGGCGGTGAGACTCGTACCTTGTTGTACTTGTTCTACCAACAAGCGTTTGAGCGTTACGAAATGGGACCTGCGGCCGCAACATCGTTAGTGATATTCCTGATTACTGGATTGTTGGCACTTATTAATACCTACATCGGCAAGCGCTGGGTGTACTACTAG
- a CDS encoding carbohydrate ABC transporter permease: MTTQVLDANQVLNQRAAESKVTTQTKAAKSEIASKKSSVVRRSFIALAKHLFLATCGTIMVFPFLWMLSGSLKTNDEIFASPLNLIPEQFRWETFVETFHSAPFGLYIFNSFSVALFTTLLVIVNSAMFAYALTQLKFRSKTVLYFIVMGCYMLPGAVTYIPSYITLAKLGLLDSHMGLVASNAASVFGVFYLRQVFIKVHPSLIEAARIDGAGELKILWAIILPQCRAAVATLFLITFITNYNSYMWPSLVITTQDLNLIATGIRHYFIAEGNYGLNWSQIMAASTIAVLPLLILFVICQKTILSGIADNGVKE, translated from the coding sequence ATGACCACGCAAGTATTGGATGCCAATCAAGTCTTAAATCAAAGAGCGGCTGAATCTAAAGTCACAACCCAAACGAAAGCGGCCAAATCAGAGATTGCGTCAAAGAAAAGCTCAGTGGTTCGTCGTTCGTTTATCGCACTGGCTAAGCACCTGTTCTTAGCGACCTGCGGAACCATTATGGTGTTCCCGTTCTTATGGATGTTGTCTGGTTCGCTGAAAACCAATGATGAAATCTTTGCTAGTCCGCTGAACTTGATTCCAGAGCAGTTTCGTTGGGAAACGTTTGTCGAAACCTTTCACAGCGCGCCGTTTGGTTTGTACATCTTCAACAGTTTTAGCGTGGCTTTGTTCACTACGCTGTTGGTGATTGTGAACTCGGCGATGTTTGCATACGCGCTAACTCAGTTGAAATTTCGATCGAAGACAGTGCTCTATTTCATCGTGATGGGCTGTTACATGCTGCCGGGCGCAGTGACGTACATTCCGTCTTATATCACCTTGGCAAAACTGGGCTTGTTGGATTCACACATGGGATTGGTGGCGTCGAACGCGGCATCAGTTTTCGGAGTGTTCTATCTACGCCAAGTGTTTATCAAGGTGCATCCGTCGCTGATTGAAGCGGCAAGAATTGATGGTGCAGGTGAGCTCAAAATCTTATGGGCAATCATCTTACCGCAATGCCGAGCAGCAGTCGCAACACTGTTCCTCATCACTTTTATTACCAATTACAACAGCTACATGTGGCCGAGTCTGGTTATCACCACTCAGGATCTTAACCTGATTGCGACCGGGATTCGTCACTACTTTATTGCCGAAGGTAACTATGGATTGAACTGGTCGCAAATCATGGCGGCGAGCACCATTGCAGTATTGCCTTTGTTAATTCTATTCGTCATTTGTCAAAAGACGATTCTTTCAGGTATCGCCGATAACGGCGTAAAAGAGTAA
- a CDS encoding extracellular solute-binding protein — MKLKTLALVCAGAASASMFSSSVLAATEVNFWYSGGTKPQQMMTKLIEEFNASQDEYVVKPALQGNYTETYQKLQAGLASKTAPELVLLDSGRAEAMHGRGLSRDLTAFMDEEFNFSDFIGAFKDQVTADDGTIIGLPAYGTTQVFYYNKQVLADNGFTEQDLNTWQGVAKVAEKVTQRDEKGKVTFYGWEPMWGQDNMIDAAFSNGAKIISDDGKTVLIDSAEWVEVWDSFRKWIHDDQIMRIHYGGQGWEYWYKTIDDVMKDNALGYTGSSGDQGDLDFTKLSATTQPGWGSNPSAPQAGALVYVMPKGTDEAAAKGAFEFVEFYTNAKNTAAWSMFTGYIPVRNSVSEVPEYQAFTKENPQALIPLKQANTATKDFLDPTNGKIMDALKVAADQIQIQNVPADKALKQAAKKAQRALDRANRS, encoded by the coding sequence ATGAAACTAAAAACTCTCGCACTAGTGTGTGCTGGCGCAGCAAGTGCGTCTATGTTCTCTAGCAGTGTTCTTGCCGCAACCGAAGTTAACTTTTGGTATTCCGGTGGTACTAAGCCACAGCAAATGATGACTAAGCTCATCGAAGAGTTCAATGCGAGCCAAGATGAGTATGTGGTGAAGCCAGCATTGCAAGGTAACTACACAGAAACCTACCAGAAACTGCAAGCAGGCTTGGCGTCGAAAACGGCACCGGAACTTGTGCTGCTAGATTCAGGTCGTGCGGAAGCAATGCACGGACGTGGTTTGAGCCGCGACCTAACGGCTTTCATGGATGAAGAGTTCAACTTCTCTGATTTCATTGGCGCGTTTAAAGATCAAGTGACGGCAGACGATGGCACCATCATCGGCTTGCCTGCTTACGGCACAACTCAAGTTTTCTACTACAACAAGCAGGTATTGGCAGACAACGGCTTTACTGAGCAAGACCTAAACACATGGCAAGGCGTGGCTAAGGTCGCTGAAAAAGTCACACAGCGTGATGAGAAAGGCAAAGTGACTTTTTATGGCTGGGAGCCGATGTGGGGTCAAGACAACATGATTGACGCGGCTTTCTCTAACGGCGCGAAGATCATCAGTGATGATGGAAAAACAGTGTTAATTGACTCGGCTGAATGGGTTGAGGTGTGGGACAGCTTCCGTAAGTGGATCCACGATGATCAAATTATGCGCATTCACTACGGCGGTCAAGGCTGGGAATACTGGTACAAAACCATTGATGACGTGATGAAAGACAACGCACTAGGCTACACCGGTTCATCGGGCGACCAAGGCGACTTGGACTTCACTAAACTTTCAGCCACCACACAACCAGGTTGGGGATCAAACCCTTCTGCGCCACAAGCGGGTGCGCTGGTTTACGTGATGCCAAAAGGCACAGATGAAGCGGCAGCGAAAGGCGCGTTCGAATTCGTTGAGTTCTACACCAATGCGAAGAACACCGCAGCATGGTCAATGTTTACGGGTTATATCCCAGTGCGTAACAGCGTTTCTGAAGTACCAGAATACCAAGCGTTCACTAAAGAGAATCCGCAAGCTCTGATTCCTTTGAAGCAAGCAAACACGGCGACCAAAGACTTCCTAGACCCTACTAACGGTAAGATCATGGATGCGTTGAAAGTAGCCGCGGATCAGATTCAAATCCAAAATGTGCCTGCTGACAAAGCGCTAAAACAAGCGGCTAAGAAAGCGCAACGCGCACTAGACCGAGCTAATCGTTCTTAA